The Symphalangus syndactylus isolate Jambi chromosome 1, NHGRI_mSymSyn1-v2.1_pri, whole genome shotgun sequence DNA segment CCCTGGAGGGGTGGGTGGCAGAGATAGGGGAAAGGGGTCGGGGGGTGTGCTAGGGCCCACTCTTCAGAGAAACCATGCCTCTCCTAGTCTGCCTCCTCAGTCCCATTCATGCACGCACCCCAACTCACTCCAGTGTGGTAGAGGTGTTGACACACCGGCCGTATGTCTTGTAGGAAGCTGTCTCGTGCAGACTTGACCGAGTACCTCAGCACTCATTACAAGGCCCCTCGAATGGTGCTGGCAGCAGCTGGAGGTGAGTGATGGACTCACTGAAGCCCTGGGTAGTGGGGTCCCAGCCTTGGTTATCAAAGCCAAGGTCCTGGTTCCTACCATAGGGGACCTTCCACCCCAGGGGACCCTGCTCCCACCCTAACCTTGAGGGGAATGACCTTCCTCCTGTGCCCTCTGAGGTGGGATAGGATTCCACCCTGCTGCCACCACTGGGACTGGTTACACAGGATGCTGTCCCTCTGGTACAGGTCTGTCTTAGCCCCATCTGGTCCTAGGATACTGAGTTCATGGGCTGGTAGGGGATGTAAGCCCCTGGCCTTGTTCCTTGTTGCCTTGCCCTTGGGAGAGCCAGGCATTAGTTATGTGTTGATGCATGCCTGATAACAGACCAAGAAGTGACTTGAAAGGAAGGCAcagaagggtgggggagatttcACTGGGGACTCAGAGttggaggttgggggaggggcttTTTAAAGCACCTATAGTTTGAACAGAAGCCTGAAAGGTGGTGAGTGTTACTTAGGTGGGGTGTGGGGAACTGAGCGCAGGGGAAGAGCAGTGTCATGGTCTAAGGTTTGCCCTGCTGCTGTGTGGGGTCACAGTGCAGGCAGGCTGGCTAGAGAGGGGCTGTGGCAGGGACTGGGCAGGAGATGGCAGGAGCAAGGGGGAGCAGAAGATGGACTCCAGGTGGTTTTATAGATGGAACCTGTTTGGGGTCTGGACATGGGTAAGGAACTGAGGTCAAGGTGCTTCccatcttggctgggtgtggtggctcatgcctgtaatcctagcactttggaaggccgaggtgggtgaatcacctgaggtcaggagttcgagaccagcctagccaacatgacaaaaccctgtctctagtaaaaatacaaaaattagccaggcatggtggcaggcacctataatcccagctacttggaaggctgaggcaggagaatcgcttcaacccgggggacggcggttgcagtgagctgagattgtaccactgcactccagcctgggcaacagagtgaaactccatctcaaaagaaaaaaaaaatgcttcccaGCTTATGACCTTGGCGGCTGAGTGTGCGGAAAAGACCAATAGGAAGAGCATGACCGGGGGCTTTGGAGCTGGGGAACCTGGGGACAAGAGCGATCTGACGTGTGTGTCAGACTAGCAGGGCTTGAGCtcatggaaggaaggaataaaaggccaacgtaggctgggcgcggtggctcacgcctgtaatctcagcactttgggaggccgaggcgggtggatcacaaggtcaggagatcgagaccatcgtggctaacacagtgaaaccccatctctactgaaaatacaaaaaaattagccaggcgtggtggcaggcacctatagtcccagctactcgggaggctgaggcaggagaatggcgtgaacccaggaggtggagcttgcagtgagctgagatcgtgccactgggctccagcctgggcaacagagcgagactccatctcaaaaaaaaaaaaaaaaaggccaatgcAACTGGTGGCACCACAGAGCCCTCCTCTTGTGGAGGTGAGGAGGCAAGATCCAAGGAGTCCTAGGGTATACGTTTGTAACGTTATTTGCAAATGTCCCCAGCTCTCAGGGGACCAAAGAGCTAATCATGGCCCTGTAATAGCACCTCTTTCTGCCCCATCACTTGACACCCCCTGCAGGGCCAGCAGCCAGAAATACTTGAGGGAGAGTAGAGGGAAAAGGCAGGCCAGGTGGCTTTGTGCCCAGGAGTACCAGTCTTGTCCTTGATGTAGGTGGATGCATTCCATCTTCTCAAGTGAGAACCCACACTTGCATCACATGGCAGCCCATTTTTGAAGCTCTGAGCGCTGCTTCTCTCCTGGAATTGAGGCCATGGGAGCTATTTGGCCCTGAGGTGCCTGTCCTGTCCACAAGGCAGGGTCTGTCTTAGGAGGACCTTCTTTCCTCACCCTGTTCTAATGTCACATACTCCTGGTTTCTCCCACTAAGACAGGACATGGGGGTCCTCCACCTGTCTGTGAATTGCCCCACCTTGTGCCTTGGGCCCTGGCTGGTCAGTAATGCCACTGTCTGTCTCAGCAGGAGTGGAGCACCAGCAACTGTTAGACCTCGCCCAGAAGTACCTCGGTGGCATCCCGTGGACGTACGCAGAGGACGCTGTGCCCACTCTTACTCCATGCCGCTTCACTGGCAGTGAGGTGTGCTGCCTGTTGGGCAGGAGTAGTGCTCAGCTGGGGGCCTGTGGGAGGACCCCCATGTGCATGGTTATCCTGGTGACTCCAGAGATACCTCAGCAGTTGGGAAGGGGTTCTGTGGCTGCTGCATCACAGGcacacatgttcacacacacatacacctctaCCTACACCTGCCACCTTTTCTGTTCCCCCGGCAGTCTGGCTGTCCCTCAGCCTCGTCATATACTGTTTCAGATTCGCCACCGTGACGATGCTCTACCTTTTGCCCACGTGGCCATTGCGGTAGAGGGTCCTGGCTGGGCCAGCCCGGACAATGTGGCCTTGCAAGTGGCCAATGCCATCATCGGCCACTATGACTGCACTTATGGTGGTGGCGTGGTAAGTGCCAGAGCGAGCATGGGACCTCGCCTTCAGGGAAGAGAGGGTGTTGGGGCTGTGTGCTCCTGTGTGTGGGGGTCACAGTGTGGGTTGAAGACAAGAGGGTGGATGCTGACCACCTATCCACCTGGCAGCACCTGTCCAGCCCACTGGCTTCAGGTGCCGTGGCCAGCAAGCTATGCCAGAGTTTCCAGACCTTCAGCATCTGCTATGCAGAGACGGGCTTGCTGGGTGCACACTTTGTCTGTGACCGAATGAAAATCGATGACATGATGTTCGTCCTGCAAGGGCAGTGGTAAGTGGCAGCCTGGTACTGCTAGATGGGATGGCGGCTTTAACCAGCACAGTGGGAGGTTGAGAGACAACACGTTGACTCAGAATGAACACCACCCACCCCCGCCACCCCCCACTTTAGGATGCGCCTGTGTACCAGTGCCACGGAGAGTGAGGTGGCCCGGGGCAAAAACATCCTCAGAAATGCCCTGGTATCTCATCTGGATGGTGAGTTCTACAGCTCAGCGGGGAGGGGTAGAGTGCATCTTGCCAGTGACAGCCCCAAGGTAGCCACCACTCCTAACTAACCAAGGTTAGAAAGGAAAACTTTGAAGACCACGCTGTGCCCCATCACCCCACCCTTGGAGATGCAGGCAGGTGTGGGACAGGTCCACAGCCCATCGCTACCATAACAGGTGACCACAGAAGAGAGGGCTGTGATCAGCACAAGATCAGGGAGGTCCTTGTCAACCTGAGGCTGGAGATTGTGTACTTGTGGGCCCAGGATTGGGCTGGGTGGACCTCTGAGCCTTCCCTTGCCCTTAAAGGCACTACTCCTGTGTGTGAGGACATCGGACGCAGCCTCCTGACCTATGGCCGCCGCATCCCCCTCGCTGAATGGGAAAGCCGGATTGCGGTAACATGGGCCCCTGGGAGAGGTTCTGGAGTCTTGGCCTGGCAGACACCTGGGAGGTGTAGGGttggggcctggcacagtggagCCTGCTCCTGTAGGCATCCCTGGTGTCCTAGGCAGTTGTCACCTGCAGGGGTAGCATAgtgggagggcagggcagaggtGCTGATGGCTGTGGAGATGGGCGGGGCCCATGGAAGTCTATAGCAGGGATCCCTTCCGCTTTTCCCTTTTGGGCTGGGGACAGCTGCATGCTGCCTGTGGGAGATCTCGGCTACTTGGATGATGCTGACTGGCTGAGGTGGCCAGGTGCCCGTTAGCCAGTAATGCCCTCTGCCTCACCCTGCAGGAGGTGGATGCCAGTGTGGTGCGTGAGATCTGCTCCAAGTACATCTATGACCAGTGCCCAGCAGTGGCTGGATACGGCAAGTGGCCTACGGGGTCTGCTCTTTGTTTATTTCCTCAGGCCATTCTCTtggcctccccttccacctctgcTCCCGTGCTGCTGCTCAGCTTACAGAGCAGCCAGTTAAGGCCCCAAGCAGCTCTCCCCAGTCCCCTGGCTGCCAGGGAGTTCTTGCTCAGAAAACCTGTCCCGGCAGTTCCTTGACAGCCTGCCAAGGTGCCTTCATCAATACCCTGCAACCATCAGGTAACGGGCACCTCCATGTGGGGTGGGGCTTCAAGGGCCAGAACATGAAGGGACAGGCTCAGCACCCCTGGGGGAAtgttctcttccctctttccacTCAAAGCCTGTCTTGTGCTGCTCTGGGCAGCATCTCTGAGCTGGGTGCGGCACAGGGCCAGGTGTCCCTGGGCAGGCCAGGTACCCCACCCTGACGCTCCACCCTATCCCCACAGGCCCCATTGAGCAGCTCCCAGACTACAACCGGATCCGTAGCGGCATGTTCTGGCTGCGCTTCTAGGCGGGAAGCCTGTGTAAGCAAGAGGGCGGGACCAGGGTTTGTGGTCCCCCTACCACAAACACAGCACTCCGGCTCCTCTAACCTGTGCCACAGGTGACCAATAAAATCCTctgctgagaaatgtgtcatcCCTCTTTTGGCATTGGCGGGAGTCCATGGGGCGGTAGATGGGGAGCAAGGACTTCCCTCTAGTTCTGTGGCTcctggatcctcctgccttcccaCAGGCTGATGTGTCCTCAGCCAGGGGCAAGCGTGGGGGCTTCAGCAGAGGCCGGAAGTCTTTGATGCCTACAGGGAGCTGAGCCCAGATGTTTCCACTCAGCCACTTAGGGGAGTTCCTCAGCCAGCCGGTCCCAAGAGTGGGCTGTGGGAGTCCATAGGAAGTGTAAACCCAGCCTTTGCCCCTGTAGGAGTCCCACCCTGGAATCCCTGCAGGCTCAGGTGGGAAACCCCTCACTGTGGACCTTGTGCCGAGTCACCCCCTGGTGGTTGGTCCCTGGTTTGCTGAGGTGGACCAGAAGGGGCCAAGGGGTGTCTCCAAGGATGCCTCTTGTGTGTGTTTACTCTGGATTCTGGGAGGAGGATAGCCTGGGGCATAGTGTTCCTATTTGGTTTCTAACTGCTGCCTGGACAAGCAGGGCAGGAATCCTTTGCCTCCGCTGACTCAGGCTCCAAGAATAGCCCTGAGCTCAGTGGGGCCCGAGCCCCCTCCCTCGACTACATCTGTCCCAGGCAAGTCCAGAGCTGCTGGCCTGACAATCCCCTCCCCATTTTCCTGAGGCAGCCAGGACCCGGTACAGCTCTTAGCTACCTAGTCCCTCTGTTATCTCTTTGGGCTCTGGTCCCCACGGTGGGTGGGCAGGTAGGCTGCTCCTCCTGCACCCCCCAGTGCTTCCACAGTCAGGTTCTCTGGGATCCCAGGGGGAAGTTGAAAGCGAGGGGCCCAATTTTCCTTTGAGGAAGTCGCTGTCTGGCAGTCACAAGCAGGGTGCTGGGACAAGGTCATTTAGAAGAGGGCTGTTTAGAAGTCCCCCTGGCATCCTAGCTTGGAAGTAGCCCAAGGAACCCTTCTATCACTCTCACCCTGCCCCACTGCCTTTCCCTCACCATTGGTTGCCATACGTTGCCAATTCGGAGACATTTGTTAAGCACCTTCTACGGCCCGGGACTGGGGCATTGCGCAGATCATTCTACTTTGTGAACGGCTGGAGAGAAGATGCTGGGCAGCGCAGAACCCTGACGGGCCCAACCCTGGGTGCTCGTGGAGGTGCAACACCCAGGCAGGGGAACAAGTGCCAAGTCTGTTGCCAAGTTTGAGCTCCTGGAGGATAGGGCTTCATttccaagcccagcctggcccttAGAGGCTACAGGTGTGCTGGACACAAGAGCTTGAGTTGCTGGGAGTAGTCTGGTTCTAAGGGACTTTGGTTACCAAGCCAGGGACTCTGGTCTTTACCCTGGAGCCATGCTGGGGAAGTGCGTTGGAGGTTATTGTGAAGAGAAGTGACTTGGTCAGAGTTGACATTCAGCATGGGGACTCTCCGGCCATATTTCTGTATCAGTCCTGGTGAGCTGTGCTGTGGCAGAACAGAGGTCATGGCCACACAAGAACTGGAGCCAGCTGTAGGGGACAAAGAGGACTACATTCCCAGCAGGGCTGGGAGACTCGGGGGCAGGAGTGGGTTGGAGGAGGGTAATCTTCCATAGTCCAGTGAGGAGTTTGGTGGTGTCCAGGGTACAGTGGGATGTGTGGGGCTGGGACCTGATAAAGGGGCCCTGGTTGGAAACAGATGGGGTGAGGTAGTGACTGAAGCCAGGGAAGGAAATGTTCAGGGAAGCTTAGGAGGGAGAAGTATGTGCTCTGGGGGCTCTATCGCCCTGATGGGGTTGCAGGTAGGCACTGGCCTCTGGGGCTGTGCCCTAGACTGTGTGCCTCCCAGGAGGCCAGAGCTGGGGCCTCAGAGGGCCACACTCCTGCTCATGAGCCTCATAGGAGCTCCAGACATGGAGTCATTCCAACCTTACTCCTACCTTCTCAACAGCCTCTCCCAGCACCCTTTGAGAGACCCTCTCACAGCAGCCTGTCCTTTTGGGGGCACCTCAATTCTGATGAGGTTTGCCTGAGCACCCACCCTCCCAGCTGGGCCTCCTTTCTCCCCTAAGACTGGCCCACGTGTGCACATATGTCTGTACCGTACTGTCTGTGCCACTGGCCTGCTCTCGCCCGCCCTGGCTGTGCGGGAGGAGATGACAGTCTTAGGGGGAAGGGGCTGCCTGTGTGATGAGAACATACCTGGTTCTCTGCAGCCCTCACCTGGAGCACACCTTGTAGGGATGGGGGGTCCTGGAACATGGCTGAGGAGACCCTGACCTTGGAATAAGGTTCTAGGCCCCATGGGTTCAGCACTGTGCCCCAGGATAGTTTGGGGGGTCAGTAATAAGGGATAGCCCCAGCCTTCCTTGGGCAATAGGAAAGCCAGCAGCATGGATGGTCTTCACTGCCTTCAGCTCTGGCCACACCAGAGTCCTCGGGCTGTGGAGGAGTCCAGCCAGTGCTGTCCCCATATCTCCCTGTGGATCCCAGGGGAGGCTGTGGGGTCGGGCATATTAGAAGGGGCCCAGCAGCCTTGGTGAGTATAGATGTGCTTTCTGGGCTGCCCAGAGTTATTCAggattagcaagaaaaaaagggGAAGCGGGACCCAGATGGGGGCCTGCCCTTCTTAGTGGTGCCTCTCTACCTTAGTGTCACCCATCTAATGAAGAGATATGCATATACAAAGCCCCGCCTCCTTGGGACAGTGGCCCTGGCCTGGTGTGTGTTGGGGGACTGTCCACAGCCTCAGAAGCCAAGCTGGGGGAGGATGTGAAGTCAGCCTGGGTAAGGGGAGAGGGGTAAGGTAGGGGACAGTTATGAAGCTGGAAGCTACAGGTACCATGAGGGCagtgaggaaaggaggaaggggcccAAGGGGACCTCGGCCTGGTGGGGGAGATGGGTGGCAGGGACCTATAAGAAAAGTAGATGGAAGGAGGGGGTGCCTGTGGGTGAGGACATTAGGTAGGGGGACCTGGCCTGGGGCATGGAGGGCTGGATTCCTGAGAGATGAGCTGTCACTGTGGGTGGTCCCGCCCTCCACAGATGGGCGGCCCCCTCCCTGTAGGCACAGCTGGATTGCATCTGCCTGTGACATGGTAGGGGGTGTGGGACACTGGGATGTATGCATAAGCATGACACAGGTTCTCTCCTCCTTCCGGCCTATCCCCTGCAAAGAGGGGGTGAGTTACTTGGATCCAGGCCAAGGGGACCTTGGTTTCCCTAAGACCGGCCCAGAGTCACTCGTTTGCCAGGGCTTCTCGCCTGTCAAGGAGattggggtggggcccaggaggCCCACCAGACAGATGGCTGAATCACAGGAGTGGCCGGCGGGACCCATGGCCTAAGGGCTTGTCTGGGCACCCCCACCAGATTGGGGGTGAGTCATCCTCaactgcagcccccacccccacggcGCTGCTGCCTTGTGGCTCTGCAGGAACCTGTCCACTCCTCAGCCTGGTCACTGTGATTGACCTAAAGCAGCCAAGACCTGTGACCTTAGATGGAGTTGGGGGTACTCCCTCAGCATCTGCCCATGGAGAACCTTCTGGGAAATTCCCAGAAGCCACTGGGGGTCGGGGGGTTTATAGTTAAGTGCGTCATATCGTTTgtctgggggaggggtggggggggcgGCGACCTCTCTGGGATATGAGTGAGGGCGGGTGCCTGGGTCCCCGCCTGCCGCTCCGCCCCCCGAGATCAGGGACTTTTCTCTGCTCTGCCGGCGGGActgcagcggcggcggcgggagcGGGCGGACGCGCAGGCAAGACCAGGACTCGGGCTGGAGGGGCGCTGGGTTCGGACCTGCCAAGGCCGCGGGGGAGCAAGGGACAGAGGCGGGGGTCCTAGCTGACGGCTTTTACTGCCTAGGATGAGGCTGCGGCTTCTGGTGGCCGTGCTCTGCGCCGGGATCCTGGCAGGGGCGCCCCGAGTGCGAGCCCAGCACAGGGAGAGAGGTGGGCACCCCAAAGGAGGACCCGGCCCGGGGCACTGCACCGTGCCACCCTCCGCTCCACCCGGCCTTCATCCCCAACACCCCCCGCCCACAACCCAGCCAACTCCACGACGCCCCGCGGATTCCTCCTAATTCTGGGACTCCCCGAACCCTCCGCGGTCGGTGCTGGGTTCCCTAAACCGCCTCGTATCCTGTTCCGACCCAAATTCTGGCTCCCTGGATACGTGCGGGGTCCCCTGCCTTATGCCAATCCGCGCCGGCCCCTAGAGGCTGACCTCAGTCCCAAGTCCACACCCGTGCCGGCGACTCTCCCTCCTGCGCACACCCCAACCCTCCGCAGGAGTCTGCTCTGGGACCCACCGAGCTCGACTCCCTCCAAGGCCCCCAGGCTCAGGCCGACTCGGCCCTGGTTTGCCTAAGATGAGGCCTACTCTCCCCACCATCCCAAGTCCCAGGGAGGCCACCGTGCGGGAAGGCGGGTGGTTGGCCTCCCAGAAGAGGCCCTGATCTCTCCTGCCCACCCCAGTGACCTGCACGCGCCTTTACGCCGCTGACATCGTGTTCTTACTGGACGGCTCCTCATCCATTGGCCGCAGCAATTTCCGCGAGGTCCGCAGCTTTCTCGAAGGGCTGGTGCTGCCTTTCTCTGGAGCAGTCAGTGCACAGGGTGTGCGCTTTGCCACAGTGCAGTACAGCGATGACCCACGGTGAGTAGTGGCCCTGGGGGCTGGGGACCACGAGATCCGACCAAGACCCCTTccccagagagagaggagaccCCAGAAACCCCAGGCCGGGTCTTTCCAGAAACAAGTTTTGGGGAACCTAGAGACCCCTTAGCCAGGACCTCCTCTGGAGACAGAGGTAAGGATTCCCTAGGTAGAACCTTCGTGCCCTGAAGCACCTCCAGGCTATTGCAAGACAGGAAGGTGCAAGACAGTGAGGCTGTGTTTTCTGATCTGGAGATGGGGAGCCCAGGAGGGGGCCCCCATGCCTGTTGGATTCTCCATGTTCTAGCCCCCTAACCCCTGCAGCCGTTCACCAGAGGTGCTCCATCTGGCCAGCATCCACTTTCCTACATCTGGACCCCTCCTCATGCAATTATTTAATTAAGCAGCATCTTGTTCCCCACAGACTGTGAGCCCCTAAGGGCTCCTTCAGGTCTGCCCAGGCCCAGCTGCAGATGGTGCATAAAGGAGCTCCTGGGGAGTTTGTTAACCTGGGGGTTCCAGAGGCAAGTGGGTGTGGAGAATGACAGAACGAAGGCACCCCTCATGAGAGCCTGATACCCATAACCCTCACCCTACAGGCCTCCTCAAGGCCAGGGCCAGAAGAGATCCTGAGTCCTAGCCTGTTGCCACCCCTACCCTCCAACAGGACAGAGTTCGGCCTGGATGCACTTGGCTCTGGGGGTGATGTGATCCGCGCCATCCGTGAGCTCAGCTACAAGGGGGGCAACACTCGCACAGGGGCTGCGATTCTCCATGTGGCTGACCGTGTCTTCCTGCCCCAGCTGGCCCGACCTGGCATCCCCAAGGTGATCCCTACCCCTACCATGCCTCCCAAGATGACCTCAAATGAAGTGTCCAGGGGAACCATGATTTGACCCTTGCACCTGTCCCAGGTCTGCATCCTGATCACAGATGGGAAGTCCCAGGACCTGGTGGACACAGCTGCCCAAAGGCTGAAGGGGCAGGGGGTCAAGCTATTTGCTGTGGGTAAGGACTGAGCAGGGGTGACAGGTcagctggggggtgggggcagtcaGAGACCATGTGGGTGACTGATTCCTGATTGGTCGTCACTTCAGGGATCAAGAATGCCGACCCTGAGGAGCTGAAGCGAGTTGCCTCACAGCCCACCAGTGACTTCTTCTTCTTCGTCAACGACTTCAGCATCTTGAGGACACTACTGCCCCTCGTTTCCCGGAGAGTGTGTACGACTGCTGGTGGCGTGCCTGTGACCCGGCCTCGTGAGTTCCTGCCCACATGGTGTATACCCTGATCTAGACCCCGGACCCCATCCCCCACTTGGGGATTCCATCCTATGTGCTCTTGGCCCCGACTCCAACTCTGCACCATACATGCCCACCCCAATCTTCCTGCCTGATCTCCTGATCCCGCATTCCCAGCGGATGACTCGACCTCTGCTCCACGAGACCTGGTGCTGTCTGAGCCAAGCAGCCAATCCTTGAGAGTACAGTGGACAGCGGCCAGTGGCCCTGTGACTGGCTACAAGGTCCAGTACACTCCTCTGACGGGGCTGGGACAGCCACTGCCGAGCGAGCGGCAGGAGGTAGGATGTCAGGAGTGATAGATGGGGGCTAGGGACTTGGCTGGGCAAGATAAAGTGACCTCTGGCCCTGGGCAGGTGAACGTCCCAGCTGGTGAGACTAGCGTGCGGCTGCAGGGTCTCCGGCCACTGACCGAGTACCAAGTGACTGTGGTTGCCCTCTACGCCAACAGCATCGGGGAGGCCGTGAGCGGGACAGCTCGGACCAGTGAGCAATTCTGCCAGCCTCTGACCCCATTCACCTAACCCCTGACCCCAGTACCCCCTCCCACTCCTGACTCTATGAATCCCTGGTGGGACTCTCCCCCAGCTGCCCTGGAGGGGCCGGAACTGACCATCCAGAATACCACAGCCCACAGCCTCCTGGTGGCCTGGCGGAGTGTGCCAGGTGCCACTGGCTACCGTGTGACATGGCGGGTCCTCAGTGGTGAGTGAGAGATGTGGGCTGAGGGGAGTCCCTGCGCCTCAGACAAGGTTGTAGAGTCCTGAGCCTGCAAGGCCCACTGGCCCCTTGGTGTCCCCCATGCAGATGGGCCCACACAGCAGCAGGAGCTGGGCTCTGGGCAGGGTTCAGTGTTGCTGCATGACTTGGAGCCTGGCACGGACTATGAGGTGACCGTGAGCACCCTATTTGGCCGCAGCGTGGGGCCTGCCACTTCCCTGACGGCTCGCACTGGTGAGAAGGCTGGGCACATTCTTCAGGCTGGGACGGGCAGGCAGGGCAAGGCCCGGAGGCCACTGACATCCCATGTGCCCTGGGCAGACGCTTCTGTTGAGCAGACCCTGCGCCCGGTCATCCTGGGCCCCACATCCATCCTCCTTTCCTGGAACTTGGTGCCTGAGGCCCGTGGCTACCGGTTGGAATGGCGGCGTGAGACTGGTCAGTGCGGGGGAAGGGATGGACAGGCAAGGGTCAGGGCATGGCCTCCGCTGGCCTGACCCTGTCATCTCGCAGGCTTGGAGCCACCGCAGAAGGTGGTGCTGCCCTCTGATGTGACCCGCTACCAGTTGGATGGGCTGCAGCCGGGCACTGAGTACCGCCTCACACTCTACACTCTGCTGGAGGGCCGCGAGGTGGCCACCCCTGCAACTGTGGTTCCCACTGGTGAGGGCTCTGTGGGCTGGGCCAGTGAGTGGGGG contains these protein-coding regions:
- the UQCRC1 gene encoding cytochrome b-c1 complex subunit 1, mitochondrial isoform X1; protein product: MAASMVCRAATAGAQVLLRARRSPSLLRTPALRSTATFAQALQFVPETQVSLLDNGLRVASEQSSQPTCTVGVWIDVGSRFETEKNNGAGYFLEHLAFKGTKNRPGSALEKEVESMGAHLNAYSTREHTAYYIKALSKDLPKVVELLGDIVQNCSLEDSQIEKERDVILREMQENDASMRDVVFNYLHATAFQGTPLAQAVEGPSENVRKLSRADLTEYLSTHYKAPRMVLAAAGGVEHQQLLDLAQKYLGGIPWTYAEDAVPTLTPCRFTGSEIRHRDDALPFAHVAIAVEGPGWASPDNVALQVANAIIGHYDCTYGGGVHLSSPLASGAVASKLCQSFQTFSICYAETGLLGAHFVCDRMKIDDMMFVLQGQWMRLCTSATESEVARGKNILRNALVSHLDGTTPVCEDIGRSLLTYGRRIPLAEWESRIAEVDASVVREICSKYIYDQCPAVAGYGKWPTGSALCLFPQAILLASPSTSAPVLLLSLQSSQLRPQAALPSPLAAREFLLRKPVPAVP
- the UQCRC1 gene encoding cytochrome b-c1 complex subunit 1, mitochondrial isoform X2, yielding MAASMVCRAATAGAQVLLRARRSPSLLRTPALRSTATFAQALQFVPETQVSLLDNGLRVASEQSSQPTCTVGVWIDVGSRFETEKNNGAGYFLEHLAFKGTKNRPGSALEKEVESMGAHLNAYSTREHTAYYIKALSKDLPKVVELLGDIVQNCSLEDSQIEKERDVILREMQENDASMRDVVFNYLHATAFQGTPLAQAVEGPSENVRKLSRADLTEYLSTHYKAPRMVLAAAGGVEHQQLLDLAQKYLGGIPWTYAEDAVPTLTPCRFTGSEIRHRDDALPFAHVAIAVEGPGWASPDNVALQVANAIIGHYDCTYGGGVHLSSPLASGAVASKLCQSFQTFSICYAETGLLGAHFVCDRMKIDDMMFVLQGQWMRLCTSATESEVARGKNILRNALVSHLDGTTPVCEDIGRSLLTYGRRIPLAEWESRIAEVDASVVREICSKYIYDQCPAVAGYGPIEQLPDYNRIRSGMFWLRF